From one Haloferax marinisediminis genomic stretch:
- a CDS encoding DUF7575 domain-containing protein has product MSGLTKVRPWLAALLGLVITGLGHLYLRRWRRAALWVALAFAISVFFVPTTALESLANSGSIPPLVDVLPILTVSLLSVLDAFLLGMKQVSEPRDETAPGDAEAVSCPQCGREVDPALDFCHWCTTRLDEQRDD; this is encoded by the coding sequence ATGTCTGGACTCACGAAGGTCCGCCCCTGGCTCGCCGCGTTACTCGGTCTCGTCATCACGGGACTGGGCCACCTCTACCTGCGGCGATGGCGCCGTGCCGCCCTCTGGGTCGCACTCGCGTTCGCCATCTCTGTCTTCTTCGTTCCCACCACGGCACTCGAATCGCTGGCAAACAGCGGGTCGATACCGCCGCTCGTAGACGTCCTCCCCATCCTCACCGTGAGCCTTCTCAGCGTCCTCGACGCGTTCCTCCTCGGCATGAAACAGGTGTCCGAACCACGCGACGAAACGGCGCCCGGTGACGCCGAAGCGGTATCGTGCCCACAGTGTGGCCGCGAAGTCGACCCTGCCCTCGACTTCTGTCACTGGTGTACGACCCGACTGGACGAACAACGAGACGACTGA
- a CDS encoding efflux RND transporter permease subunit, with amino-acid sequence MIDYEVYVDRLGEYITENPGRVVALFLVVTLVFGAGLGNISTDAGTSQFTNDSPAQEALDDVNREFSPAFETSTGSTQLIQQSSNVLSKSSMLDMLRLQERIMDRADLRATSASSVASTVAQTLDPSATTLEKQIAALESASPAEVRAAAKQATANPNVASLLSNDFNHESVSASSTIGVVSHEVPGISSSAGTSGTSPMTDIQLEIQTMTSVADSDITVFGSGIISSELGNVIADSLLLVVPAAVLLIFGFLVIAYRDPIDLLLGVISLGLAIIWTFGFMGLADIPFSQMLIAVPPLLLAVGIDFGLHAVNRYREERVKDVAPVPSMRTTVKQLSVAFFIVTGTTVLGFLANVTSDLGPIQDFGLVAAVGIIFTFLVFGVFLPAAKLYVDQLRQKYGVPAFASAPLGTEGGLLARVLSVGVIIGRRAPRAFLVVVLVTTVAAGAYGTGVDTSFSQEDFLPPEEQAGYLQQLPEPFKPGVYTVTKDLNYLEDTFESTQGDSVTIYVEGQLREDSALEMIHRSGENPPETFVADDRRAESTSIVTVIQSYAAQDPEFAALVDRNDANGNGVPDDNLETIYDELMASPVSGQASSYITEDYRQTRIVYTVEGDAEQGAIVADGQEVADRLRMSGVATGNTVVFKAVSDTIFMSAIQSLAVALIATAIFLVFIYQVLEGQWTLGVVNLVPIVVALALLAGSMRYLGIPLNALTATILAIAIGLGIDYSAHVVHRFADEYNAGNDLYEALRLTVSGTGGALTGSMLTTTTGLGVLAIAITPVLGQFGIVTALSIFYSYLTALVVTPPVLVVWERLTQRETTSAAPTSP; translated from the coding sequence ATGATTGACTACGAAGTGTACGTCGACCGCCTCGGCGAGTATATCACCGAGAACCCGGGTAGAGTCGTCGCCCTGTTCTTGGTGGTGACGCTCGTCTTCGGGGCCGGTCTCGGAAACATCTCGACCGACGCCGGGACCTCACAGTTCACCAACGACTCCCCCGCACAGGAGGCGCTCGACGACGTCAACCGCGAGTTCTCCCCCGCATTCGAGACGAGTACTGGGAGTACCCAACTCATCCAACAGAGTTCGAACGTCCTCTCGAAATCGTCGATGCTCGACATGTTGCGCCTCCAAGAGCGCATCATGGACCGAGCGGACCTCCGTGCAACCTCGGCGTCGAGTGTCGCTTCGACGGTCGCGCAGACGCTCGACCCGTCGGCGACGACACTCGAAAAACAGATTGCTGCGCTCGAATCTGCGTCACCCGCAGAAGTACGGGCCGCAGCCAAGCAAGCGACAGCGAACCCCAACGTCGCCTCACTGCTGAGTAACGACTTCAACCACGAGTCGGTCAGCGCCTCGTCGACCATCGGCGTCGTCAGCCACGAAGTCCCCGGCATCTCGTCGAGCGCCGGGACCTCGGGGACGAGTCCGATGACGGACATCCAACTCGAGATTCAGACGATGACCTCCGTCGCCGACAGCGACATCACCGTGTTCGGCAGCGGCATCATCTCCAGTGAGTTGGGCAACGTCATCGCCGACTCGCTGTTGCTGGTCGTCCCCGCGGCCGTGCTCCTCATCTTCGGGTTCCTCGTCATCGCCTACCGCGACCCCATCGACTTGCTGCTCGGGGTCATCTCGCTCGGTCTGGCGATTATCTGGACGTTCGGGTTCATGGGACTCGCAGACATCCCGTTCAGCCAGATGCTCATCGCGGTGCCACCGTTGTTACTCGCGGTCGGTATCGACTTCGGACTCCACGCAGTCAACCGCTACCGCGAAGAGCGCGTCAAGGACGTCGCCCCGGTTCCCTCGATGCGGACGACGGTCAAGCAGCTCTCCGTCGCGTTCTTCATCGTCACCGGAACGACGGTCCTCGGGTTCCTCGCGAACGTCACGAGTGACCTCGGTCCCATCCAGGACTTCGGTCTCGTCGCAGCGGTCGGTATCATCTTCACGTTCCTCGTCTTCGGGGTGTTCCTGCCGGCGGCGAAACTCTACGTGGACCAACTCCGTCAGAAGTACGGCGTTCCCGCGTTCGCCTCGGCACCACTCGGAACTGAAGGTGGCCTCCTCGCCCGTGTACTCTCGGTCGGCGTCATCATCGGGCGGCGCGCCCCACGTGCGTTCCTCGTCGTCGTCCTCGTGACGACTGTCGCCGCCGGTGCCTACGGGACAGGCGTGGACACGTCGTTCTCGCAGGAAGACTTCCTGCCACCCGAAGAACAGGCCGGCTATCTCCAGCAACTCCCCGAACCGTTCAAACCCGGCGTCTACACCGTCACGAAGGACCTCAACTACCTCGAAGACACCTTCGAGAGTACGCAGGGTGACAGCGTGACCATATACGTCGAAGGGCAGTTACGTGAGGATTCGGCACTCGAGATGATTCACCGGTCTGGCGAGAACCCACCGGAGACGTTCGTCGCGGACGACCGCCGCGCCGAGTCCACGAGTATCGTCACGGTCATCCAGAGCTATGCCGCTCAGGACCCCGAGTTCGCCGCTCTCGTCGACCGGAACGACGCCAACGGAAACGGCGTCCCCGACGACAACCTAGAGACGATATACGACGAACTCATGGCTTCGCCGGTCTCTGGGCAGGCGTCGTCGTACATCACCGAGGACTACCGCCAGACCCGAATCGTCTACACCGTCGAGGGAGACGCCGAACAAGGCGCCATCGTCGCCGACGGGCAGGAAGTCGCCGACCGCCTCCGGATGAGCGGGGTTGCCACCGGGAACACTGTCGTGTTCAAGGCTGTCTCGGACACCATCTTCATGTCCGCCATCCAGAGCCTCGCCGTCGCGCTCATCGCCACGGCGATATTCTTGGTTTTCATCTACCAAGTCCTCGAAGGCCAGTGGACGCTCGGTGTGGTCAACCTCGTCCCCATCGTCGTCGCGCTCGCACTCCTCGCAGGGTCGATGCGTTACTTAGGCATCCCACTGAACGCGCTGACGGCGACGATTCTCGCTATCGCCATCGGGTTGGGTATCGACTACTCCGCGCACGTCGTCCACCGGTTCGCCGACGAGTACAACGCCGGAAACGACCTCTACGAGGCGCTCCGCTTGACCGTCAGTGGGACCGGTGGCGCACTGACCGGGAGTATGCTCACGACGACGACCGGTCTCGGCGTCCTCGCAATCGCCATCACGCCCGTGCTCGGACAGTTCGGTATCGTGACGGCGTTGAGTATCTTCTACTCGTACCTCACTGCACTCGTCGTCACGCCACCGGTGCTCGTGGTCTGGGAGCGACTGACCCAACGAGAGACGACGTCCGCAGCACCAACGTCCCCCTGA
- a CDS encoding COG1361 S-layer family protein translates to MKFSRALVVLLVVLVAVPSPAMAGIVGEPNLQAYAPSNKLVPGQETPLNVVITNYGGDTEYRKFTSSESSGSLSDQERSKLEAQVRSARNVRLTLESGDAPVEVNTATLPVGDIPHATQREVTFSTSVKENAAPGTYDMTLVAEFEHDESVRDNGDVQNEEDKTVEIPVTVVVEEAPRFQIVSVETTAQVGGSGTTTLTMRNVGSQTAYDSSVALTSQNSEITFGQAASATRYAGEWGVNETRQLEYETAIASSAAVQQYALSTVVNYEDEDGVAQQSKNRATGVTPLAEQSFSLDATDSTLRVGREATVSGTITNDGPQTARDAVVVISSKSPNTNIKETEYALGTLDVGESSDFSFSVEVTDSADAGQRQLSYTVEYRNADGDTQQSNALLMNAEVKPKQNLFGIETKNGSLEAGSSKTVTLVVTNNGDETYRNIDAKAFADSPLELGDDTAFIQELAPGESAEIPLELSAASSASAKTYSFDIDFEYENEDGERKLSDSYPVAVDVTESTGGGGLSMPLVGAVLVVGLGIVGFLWYRR, encoded by the coding sequence ATGAAATTCTCACGAGCACTAGTGGTCTTGCTAGTCGTCCTGGTCGCAGTTCCGAGTCCAGCGATGGCCGGTATCGTCGGTGAACCGAATCTCCAAGCGTACGCGCCGAGCAACAAACTCGTTCCCGGACAAGAGACGCCGCTGAACGTCGTCATCACGAACTACGGTGGTGACACCGAGTACCGGAAGTTCACTTCTTCAGAGAGCTCCGGGTCGCTCTCGGACCAAGAGCGTTCGAAACTCGAAGCGCAGGTCCGCTCCGCCCGAAACGTCCGACTCACGCTCGAATCCGGTGACGCACCGGTCGAGGTGAACACTGCGACGCTTCCGGTCGGTGACATCCCGCACGCGACACAGCGTGAGGTGACGTTCTCCACGTCGGTGAAAGAGAACGCCGCGCCCGGAACCTACGACATGACGCTCGTCGCCGAGTTCGAACACGACGAGTCCGTCCGCGACAACGGCGACGTGCAGAATGAAGAGGACAAGACGGTCGAAATCCCCGTCACCGTCGTCGTCGAAGAGGCACCGCGCTTCCAGATAGTCTCCGTCGAGACCACTGCACAGGTCGGTGGAAGCGGAACCACGACGCTCACCATGCGCAACGTCGGGTCCCAGACGGCGTACGACTCGTCCGTCGCACTGACCTCACAGAACTCCGAGATTACGTTCGGACAGGCCGCGAGCGCGACCAGATACGCCGGTGAGTGGGGCGTCAACGAGACGCGCCAACTCGAGTACGAGACGGCTATCGCCTCCTCGGCGGCAGTCCAGCAGTACGCACTCTCGACAGTCGTGAACTACGAAGACGAAGATGGCGTGGCACAGCAGTCGAAGAACCGTGCGACTGGTGTGACGCCGCTCGCAGAACAGTCGTTCTCGCTCGATGCGACCGATTCGACGCTCCGTGTCGGCCGCGAAGCGACGGTCAGCGGCACCATCACGAACGACGGCCCACAGACTGCCCGTGACGCAGTCGTCGTCATCTCCTCGAAGTCACCGAACACGAACATCAAAGAGACCGAGTACGCACTCGGAACGCTCGACGTCGGGGAGTCTTCGGACTTCTCGTTCTCGGTCGAAGTGACCGACTCGGCAGACGCCGGCCAACGGCAGCTGAGTTACACCGTCGAGTACCGCAACGCCGACGGCGACACCCAGCAGTCGAACGCGCTGCTCATGAACGCCGAGGTGAAACCCAAACAGAACCTCTTCGGCATCGAGACCAAGAACGGGTCGCTCGAAGCGGGCAGTTCGAAGACAGTCACGCTCGTCGTGACCAACAACGGCGACGAGACGTACCGCAACATCGACGCGAAGGCCTTCGCCGACAGTCCGCTCGAACTCGGTGACGACACGGCGTTCATCCAAGAACTCGCGCCCGGCGAGTCCGCCGAGATTCCGCTCGAACTCTCGGCCGCGTCTTCGGCGAGTGCGAAGACGTACTCGTTCGACATCGACTTCGAGTACGAGAACGAGGACGGCGAGCGCAAACTCTCCGACTCGTACCCCGTCGCTGTCGACGTCACTGAATCCACGGGCGGCGGCGGCCTCTCGATGCCGCTCGTCGGTGCCGTTCTCGTCGTCGGCCTCGGCATCGTCGGCTTCCTCTGGTACCGTCGGTAA
- a CDS encoding universal stress protein: MTQTVERLVLATDGSDNAVRAADHALYLADAFDANLHVVSAAGVPEGTLARLADSVRASTAVEAEEAVGAVTRKALVTGTPTTTAVIDGPPARVVVEAGRDADLLVVGRHGHTGVGRFLVGSVTERVLDDPPTATLVVPAEADTEPAYETIALLADDSPAGRTAATTAITIARATGAKLDPLAVVDNRFSDAPGLRRALEGEARGLIKEIAVEAARGVVESTGTVRTGVPAAELLDYIDEVGADLVVVGSDASRSLDRHVATSVARRVVRRASVPVLVVSKPTGAR; this comes from the coding sequence ATGACACAAACTGTCGAGCGACTGGTCCTCGCCACCGACGGGAGTGACAACGCCGTGCGCGCGGCAGACCACGCGCTCTATCTCGCCGACGCGTTCGACGCGAACCTGCACGTCGTCTCTGCCGCAGGGGTTCCCGAAGGGACACTCGCTCGTCTCGCGGATTCGGTCCGCGCGAGTACGGCCGTCGAAGCAGAAGAGGCCGTGGGAGCGGTCACTCGCAAAGCCCTCGTGACTGGCACCCCGACGACGACGGCAGTCATCGACGGTCCCCCAGCGAGAGTCGTCGTCGAGGCCGGGCGCGACGCAGACCTGCTCGTCGTTGGACGCCACGGCCACACCGGAGTCGGGCGATTCCTCGTCGGGTCGGTCACCGAACGCGTCCTCGACGACCCACCAACGGCGACGCTCGTCGTCCCGGCCGAAGCCGACACCGAGCCGGCGTACGAGACGATTGCACTCCTCGCTGACGACTCCCCGGCCGGTCGAACAGCCGCGACGACGGCGATCACGATTGCGCGGGCCACCGGCGCGAAACTCGACCCACTCGCAGTCGTGGATAACCGCTTCAGCGACGCACCGGGCTTACGTCGTGCACTCGAAGGGGAGGCGCGTGGACTCATCAAGGAAATCGCAGTCGAGGCTGCCCGTGGAGTCGTCGAGTCCACGGGAACGGTCCGAACAGGCGTTCCAGCGGCCGAGCTACTCGACTACATCGACGAAGTTGGTGCCGACCTCGTCGTCGTGGGGAGCGACGCCTCGCGTTCGCTCGACCGGCACGTCGCGACGAGCGTCGCCCGGCGAGTCGTTCGACGGGCGTCTGTTCCGGTCCTCGTCGTCTCGAAGCCGACCGGGGCGCGATAG
- the moaA gene encoding GTP 3',8-cyclase MoaA produces MVLVDDFGREVTGVRISLTDRCNFDCVYCHNEGLGDTRGPMDPSTEEMSADDVVRFLEVVEEYGVRKVKFTGGEPMLRADLEEIIRRTPDSMETSLTTNGTFLGDRAGDLVDAGLDRVNVSQDALDPEAFAQITKSGAYDKVMEGVKAAVDAGLTPVKLNMVVFTKTAGYVEEMVEYVAENEGLQLQLIQYMPELTGRPDWNIDIERVHRWLTDLADEVEVRDMHHRRRYYVGKGMVEIVDPVENAEFCANCHRVRVTHQGYLKGCLNRNDDLRPMGEITRDEIRETFEAVVANRVPYYGEYLVRDGDGDWVINEEYIGV; encoded by the coding sequence ATGGTGCTGGTGGACGACTTCGGCCGCGAGGTAACCGGAGTCCGTATCTCTCTGACCGACCGATGTAATTTCGACTGCGTCTACTGCCACAACGAAGGGTTGGGCGACACACGCGGGCCGATGGACCCCTCTACGGAGGAGATGAGTGCCGACGACGTGGTTCGATTCCTCGAAGTCGTCGAGGAGTACGGCGTCCGGAAGGTGAAGTTCACCGGCGGCGAACCGATGCTCCGCGCCGACCTCGAAGAGATTATCCGGCGGACGCCGGACTCGATGGAGACGTCGTTGACGACCAACGGGACGTTCCTCGGCGACCGGGCCGGCGACCTCGTCGATGCCGGACTCGACCGCGTAAACGTCTCGCAGGACGCTCTCGACCCGGAGGCGTTCGCCCAGATTACGAAGTCTGGCGCGTACGACAAGGTGATGGAGGGCGTCAAAGCGGCCGTCGACGCCGGTCTCACGCCCGTCAAACTCAACATGGTCGTCTTCACCAAGACGGCCGGGTACGTCGAGGAGATGGTCGAGTACGTCGCCGAAAACGAAGGCCTCCAACTCCAACTCATCCAGTACATGCCCGAACTCACGGGCCGCCCAGACTGGAACATCGACATCGAACGCGTCCACCGGTGGCTGACGGACCTCGCTGACGAAGTCGAAGTCCGCGACATGCACCACCGCCGTCGCTACTACGTCGGCAAAGGGATGGTCGAAATCGTCGACCCAGTCGAGAACGCCGAGTTCTGCGCCAACTGTCATCGCGTGCGCGTGACACACCAAGGATACCTCAAAGGGTGTCTGAACCGCAACGACGACCTTCGCCCGATGGGTGAGATAACGCGCGACGAGATTCGCGAGACGTTCGAGGCAGTCGTCGCCAACCGCGTCCCCTACTACGGCGAGTACCTCGTCCGCGACGGCGACGGCGACTGGGTCATCAACGAAGAGTACATCGGCGTCTGA
- a CDS encoding Mrp/NBP35 family ATP-binding protein: MNEADVRDLLRAVEDPDLGDDIVSLGLVNAIEVDGDTARISLALGAPYSPTESEIGRQIRELLAEEGLEADLTAKIPSDRAPDEEEVLPGVKNIIAVASGKGGVGKSTVAVNLAAGLSKLGARVGLFDADIYGPNVPRMVAAEEAPQATQDQTIIPPEKYGMKLMSMAFLVGEDDPVIWRGPMVHQLLTQLVDDVQWGSLDYLVLDLPPGTGDTQLTILQTLPLTGAVIVTTPQNVALDDANKGLRMFGKHDTNVLGIVENMSTFRCPDCGGHHDIFGAGGGREFAASNDLPFLGALPLDPAVREGGDGGKPIVLEDDNETADAFRVMVENVADMTGIIQRRRVSEQ; the protein is encoded by the coding sequence ATGAACGAAGCCGACGTACGCGACCTCTTGCGTGCGGTCGAGGACCCCGACCTCGGAGACGACATCGTCTCGCTCGGTCTGGTCAACGCCATCGAAGTCGATGGCGACACCGCCCGCATCTCGCTCGCACTCGGGGCACCGTACTCCCCGACGGAGTCAGAAATCGGCCGACAGATTCGAGAGCTTCTCGCCGAGGAAGGGCTCGAAGCGGACCTCACGGCCAAGATTCCGAGTGACCGCGCACCCGACGAAGAGGAAGTCCTCCCGGGCGTCAAGAACATCATCGCCGTCGCATCCGGAAAGGGTGGCGTCGGGAAGTCGACCGTCGCGGTCAACCTCGCTGCTGGCCTCTCGAAACTCGGCGCTCGCGTCGGCCTGTTCGACGCCGACATCTACGGGCCGAACGTCCCGCGGATGGTCGCCGCCGAAGAGGCACCGCAGGCGACCCAAGACCAGACGATTATCCCGCCGGAGAAGTACGGAATGAAGCTCATGTCGATGGCGTTCCTCGTCGGCGAGGACGACCCGGTCATCTGGCGCGGCCCGATGGTCCACCAACTGCTCACGCAACTCGTCGACGACGTGCAGTGGGGGAGTCTCGACTACCTCGTCCTCGACCTGCCACCGGGCACGGGCGACACGCAGCTGACCATCCTCCAGACGCTCCCACTCACCGGTGCCGTCATCGTCACGACGCCGCAGAACGTCGCCCTCGACGACGCCAACAAGGGTCTCCGAATGTTCGGCAAGCACGATACGAACGTCCTCGGCATCGTCGAGAACATGAGCACGTTCCGCTGCCCCGACTGCGGTGGCCACCACGACATCTTCGGTGCCGGTGGCGGCCGCGAGTTCGCCGCGTCGAACGACCTGCCGTTCCTCGGTGCACTCCCACTCGACCCGGCCGTCCGCGAAGGCGGCGACGGCGGGAAACCAATCGTCCTCGAAGACGACAACGAGACGGCCGACGCGTTCCGCGTGATGGTCGAAAACGTCGCCGACATGACCGGCATCATCCAGCGTCGGCGGGTCAGCGAGCAATGA